A window of Garra rufa chromosome 6, GarRuf1.0, whole genome shotgun sequence genomic DNA:
tcatcaaaaatatcttaatttgtgttttaaagatgaacaggtttggaacaacatgagggtgagtaattaatgacagtattttcatttttaggtgaactatcccttaaaaaaaattctaaaattacaGATCATTAACCATCAGAGACCCAAGGATTATTAATTTATatcttatatttgtttttatgaaGCCAATGgtaaaataaaatcatgtttaTACACATTGCAATAAATATTGTGTCGTGGACTTCATATGGAGATATTATTGTATCATGAGAttttgttacatccctagtagaCAGTGATGCTGTTCAGCAAATAGATTacaattgtattgtattgtattgtattgtattgtattgtattgtattgtattgtattgtattgtattgtacaagTATTTTGCTTCCAAACTTGCTGCCATGATACATTTCAGAGCATGAGCAGCTGTTTGAATCCATATTTGGGTATTATCTACTTTCAAAAAGTAGTTTTTAGTCCAGTTGGTCTCTGAAGGCTAAAGTGTCCTTCACATTATTGATCTGCAAGCTCAAATGCTACACACCCTTACTGCACTTATGAAATCAGACAAGGTAAAGTCCTCATGACCAAAAATAGTCCACCGGTCCCAGATGGAAAAGGAGATATCATCTCTGGTCAAAACAAAAGGATCAAATTATTCCAAGATAAGTAACACACATCTTGTCATTTTTGCACGTGTCAATCCATGCATGAGTGTTGCTGCTACCTGATCTGGGTTCTCTTGACCTGAGCTGTTTCTGTGAGCACCATGACTGGAATGGCCAGGTTGAagaaacagtttttaaataactcAAATCCATAACCACCAGCAACTTTTATCAACTCCAATGACACCTAAATAGAATAAATAACAAAACTATCATAATTCAGTCCATTGCcttatttacagtgccttgcaaattcagttttttcacattttgttttgttgcagcattatgttaaactgctttaagttactttttttcccacatcaatctacatctcatacaccataatgataaagcacaaaacaggtttgtaacaactttgcaaatttattagaaataaaaaactgaaaagatcctgttgcataagtattcatacccttttctgggacactcgaaatttagctcaggagcattcatattgcttctagatgttactacacttcgagtggagttaaattgtggcaaattcatttgaatgagtatgatttagaaaggcacacacctctcagaaaaggtctaacagctgaaaatgcatatcagagcaaaaaccaagtcctgaggtcaagataactgcctgtagagctcagtgacagacttacgttaaggcaatgatctagggacgagttcagaaaaaaatctgctgcattgaaggttcacagaagcatgtagcctgcattatccataatggaagacgattaaaacaactaggactctagaaaatgtctgccagcccccatccaagctgacagagcttgagaggtgaaagggtgaggcaaagaatggcagataattgccaaatgcagatgtgcaaagcttgtcacatcatacccaaaaagacttgaggctgtaaaggtgcttcaactatgtactgagttaatctacttatttcagtgttttatttgtaataaatttgtaaaatttgcaaatctggtttttgctttgtcattattatggtgtatggagtgtaaattgatgtggggaaaaactaatttaaagcggtttaacataatgctgcaacaaaacgtgaaaaaaatgaaggggtatgaatatttttgcaaagcactgtatatATCATAGAAAATGACTTCTTTTCTGAACAGGATTGTTTCTCTTACCAGTCCTGAAACAGCAGCTGTAGATGTGGCGATAGCAGGAATGATTTTACCCGCAATTCGTTTGGTTTGTAGTCTGTCAGCAGCCTCAATGGCATACATGTGAGCTCGCAGAGCTGATGCTGATGCTACGAAATCCATGTGTCCGTTCGCGTCATCGTCCTTTTCGAAGTAAAGCTGAGTCATGCGTAGCCTCTCTAAATACAGAAGAAGAACGAAAAAtgcatataagaaaaaaaaaaaacaggccggAAAAAGGTTAAAGATTAGTTCATAAGGCTGTTACGTGTTCTGTATAAGTGGATGTGGATGTGGATCAACACACCTGGCGTTACAAAGTCAGAGCTGATGGCCTCCTGTAGCTGTGTGATTGCTTCTCTCTCCTCTTCACTGCTCACTGTCATTTTCACCTGATCAGGCTTCCTTACAGTCTCATCGGTCTCTATATGCTAATACACATTCAAACACTTAGTAGTTCCTCCAAAGAGGAAGCAAGCAATTTTAGCACCACTAGTGtctggcaattttttttttaaatcattggtATATGAACGCATGCATTAAATGGATGTCTTTGGCTCTTAAGGACAGGAATCCTACTGGTAAGATCTGAAATCAATATTCTGCTTAATATTCTATTGCAGGGATTCCTAGACATTTTTTTTGTCAGCCAAACCACCTAAAACATTCAATTTAGATTAAATTCAATtagattttaaattaatatttcaattttactcacccccttgtcattcaagatgttcatgtatttctttcttcagtcatatagaaatagtttttgaggaaaacattttaggatttctctccatataaaggATTTGTATGGTGCCCCctagtctgaacttccaaaacgcagtttaaaagcagcttcaaaggaagccgaggaagaagggtcttatctagcaaaacgatcggtcattttcgaaacaaactgacagtttatatactttttaatctcaaatgcttgtcttgaagctgcgtttaaactgcattttggaaggtcaaacttggaggcaccattaaagtccactctATGGTGataactcctgaaatgttttcctcaagaaacatcatttctttacgactgaagaaagaaagacataaacatcttggatgacaaaggggtgagtaaattatctgtaaatttttgtcctagaagtgaaataatcctttaaatATGATTCCTGCATTTCTTGCAGCCTCTGCCATCTCACTATATGATGACATAAAAGAAATTCATCTCCAGCTGCTCTGTGAGTCTCTTCATGAGCATAATTTAGGGGGAAAAaagcataatttaaaaaaatagtcaTATTTATTACATACAAACACAAAGAAACTAAGGTCTTTATGGCAACCACCAacataaaagtttggtttaacttgaagaaattgtgataGATGATGATTatagtaattataaaaaaatgattaataaaacattttgaaaGAGATACAGTTTTTCCtacatgttttaattttaacagtaaacctctgttgtgcagcattttgtttaccaaaataaatgggtttaatttcatttgattattttttaattgcTTTATGCCATTTATTGTTTACCAAATAACAGGAACTTTAATGAGGGCTCTGCAGTGACAGAAAACTACTGCGTGCaactttgaaaatatatttaggagcaccatgtgcaactgacccgatcagcatatttgtgtttgcgaggggagcttcaaaggtttctacgtccttttgcaacattgagtaatgtatcactgacatatctcacaaatcctttcattAAACAAAgggtagagagagtgtaaataagagattgattgagaagtgtagagagctttgttgattataataaaACTTTTATAATGTGAGAACgcaatgaactaagatgagtgacaacttttgatttttaagggagtttgtaaatgagatattgatttaatgcaacagttaaataaacaagttaatattaagtgataTACATTGCCGGACTATAACACTATATTGATTTTGTGCTATTTTGTcgtcaaaaatggtctgaaacaagtcagaactgagccgctgtgcatctccattcaaacacagcattgtttctgaatgaacgtgctttttaaatgaatctagtcaatgattcaatttcccactcataaagacagtcacttgctttattcctgaaagAATCAGCCATTCGAACTAATCccatgaatgaatgattcagtaattaaatcagtgacttgccgtcacctactggcagatttagtttcatttttaaagtatcttctcagttatttaaatcatttgcattcaaaattgtacatttaaaacattaatctcgaatttatgaatttgattgcactcatgccagcctcattaaacatatgaaaatacacctaaaagccacttttgtgtttcTGTGgtacctctgtagtacaaatacatggtttttgtttttatttcgtTCTTCAACGAGTCAAATAATCACCTCATAATGGGAAGTCAAATTTTTTAACAGATTTCtggattattgattagaaggtgctccaaAAATTtggactgtgctcctaaatttaaGTGTGCTCCTAAAAGGAAAAGTAAGCGCAGAGCCttgttaattaatttttattgaaTTGTCACAATTTCGATTAGACATGatttttaattactaaaatttaattcgaccattaaaatggaaaaaacagaatttgaaaaaaatatatagattacATAGGGCCCTAATATTGTTTATTATTCTACAAtgattttaatttgacattaagATTTAATTAAGTAATAGCTTTTTATCAACTCACAAACCCAGTTTATAGTGTATAGTTAagcaaaaaattaataaaataacacaGTGCAGTTATGTATTTCATTCAGTTAATTTAGACACGTTTTCATTGGTTGCTGAGTACTAAATACATAACTAGAGAAAAAACACATACCTTTTCAGCTGGTTTGTATTCAGGAACCGCCACTTCAGCTAAAACACTTGAAACAGCCTCGTAGGAGAGTTTCTAAGAATTATTTAGTgacaacaaaacattaaaataatacaagaatTGTATAGAAAAGTAACAGAATCAGATTGAGATGTTAAATATTCTTTTTACCTCTTCTGAATATGGGATGTTATAAATTTCAGCAAAAAGGCGAGCTGTGCTGACAACAAAACTGAAATGCCTGATGGAGGAGAGagacattttttaaattctacGTTTCACCTCTTTGAACATTCAGTATTCAGTGAACAGAGTATTTCCTCAGATACTCACAGCGGGTCATTGAGGTCAAACTCTATAGGAGAAGGCGGCCGTTTGGGAGACTGCCAGAACAGGCCTGAAAACAGTGGAAAAACACTTCAGCTGGGTAAAGACTAGAGTCGGTTGGCTTTTAATACACCATCTCTGCATGAGTGAGCAAAGCAGATTGACTTACTGCCATCTTTTAGCCGTGTGTCCAGTGGAAATGAGTGCAGTAGTTGTAATGCCTGAAATATTAAAACACAGTAAACATGTTGCAAAATAAACGTTTTATTTTCAATGGGGAACGTATTAGTGAATTATAAAGCATTCAAAGATATTATTACTATTCTATAAATACTTTTAAAAGGTCAGAATGGTCATTACTACAAGACAATCTCTATTACTAAAGATTTATTCAGTACCTTTTTTTTGAAGTACTTGTCAAACTTGAGTCGAGCGAGAGCTAGACAGTGATCCCAATGAGTGGGTCTTCGACTCAGCAATTTAATGACCTGAAATGATCCATCCATACTTTCCCCGGCCATCATCCTCTGCACACACACAAGAAATGAAATTAGAAACTTAACAAGGCTTGCTGAACACCAACAAGGGTAAATTTTAGATTTAGAGTTTAGATAAGCGTGTAGTAATATGTCCTTGCCTGTAACACATCCTGAGCTGATGAATGACTCTGCCAGAACATGTTGAACATGTAGGGTTTGTGGGAGAAGGAACTCTCAAACTATACCAAACAACAAGATCACAAATCAAAACACTTACAACATCTCTAAGTGCTATTATGAGACAGTCAAAACTCAAACTGAACCTTTTtgatctttttttaattaataaaaatgtattctgaGTGGTCAAAAACATAGCACTCTTTTTAGATGTGAAGTCTGAACAAACTCTTTTAAAAATTTGTTTATAAGTTTAATTGGTCGTAAAAAAATCACACCTTTGCAGCTGTTCGTGGTTAAAGTTGACTAAACATAGGAGATTGGAATAGGATGCTAATACAGAACAAATTTTTAATATctgttaaataaaatctatattatCCAGGGAACATCCAGAGTGCAAAAGATTCCACACACAGATTTTTATTGAGGGATGCTTCCGTTAGGGCTTCTTCTGACTACTTCTTTAAACTGAAACTTCTTTTAGATCTGATCATGTCTCAGCATTTAAGTGGATTTTTGTATTTGTGATGGTGTTCATTTTCTATATTGTGTGTGATGGTAAtgaaatttttttactttttggaaaaacagtgaatgaatcatttctaaattaaaatgctaattaGTTTGGTAAAAACATGTAATTAGAGCTATTtgcaaaaaagtaataataaaataacattacatTTCTTGTcttaattaaaaattacaaacaaaacaaataaaaaattaaataaaaaataaaactaagtaattaattaaaataatgcaataaaaacgtatttgcattaaattaaaactaaattaaatttaacaaataaattcattaaattgaataaaataaaaatcaattattaattacactaaaataatacaattaaaactaaaactaaattaagtaaaaaataaaatcaattccattaaaataatacaattaaaaatataatttaataaaattaatagaattaaataaataaaaatattttaaaaaaaacagtattacattaaatgaaaaatataaaataattaaaattcatttaatttaaactaataaaagaaaataacataaatacataaattaaataaaaatgataaaactaaataaaaaaaataaacagcacTGTGTTTTGTTCAATAACATGGGTACAGTGACTCAATTTAattcaataaaattaaattaaattaaaataataaaacagaataaaaaatttaattaaattgaattaaaataatgaattaaagttaaaacaaaataattttaaaaaattataaaattaaaataaaaaaataaacagcacTGTTTTGTTCAATAACATGGGTACAGTGACTCAATTTAattcaataaaattaaatttacataataaaatagaataaaaatttaaatttaaactgaattaaaataatgaattaaagttaaaacaaaataattaaaaaataattataaaattaaataaaaatttaaaaaaaataattaaatgaatgcaaaaaaaaacaaatttcaattaaattaaaaattgaatataataaataaaaacaataaataaattataaaagtaaataaaatttaatttaattaacttaAATTAAACCGACCTTGTCTCTGGCCCACTGTATGGTGTGTTCAATAACAGCAGGAAAAGATTTTAGAGTGCAAAATGGAATCTCCTCCTCTGGTGGGTCTctctaaaaaaaacacaatcacaattgagaaaaaaaacaaagacaataGATGCATAAACTGGCACAAATCCTACATATACACACGCATAAACATACACACTCACATGGCTGTTGTAGGACTCTGTGAGGTATGGGATGATGATCTCAGTGTGTCCTTTCGTACCCATGGTACCAGAGTCTAACAGAGCTTTCTGATTGGATACACTCCGGCTGTGAGTTCACAAAACAACCACTGAAGAATTTGCAATAAAGCACACATGTAATACACTGAAAAACAATTATTTCTAATGTTAATCATGAATTACCTATCCACATATCTCCGTGCCTCTACGTTGTCCAGTGCGGTGACCACCAGGTTGAGACGGGAGAAGAAAGCATCACTATAAATGTCCTCTGTAGCAGGACACACTTTATTCAGATGAGCATCCATTTGCATCTCTGGGTTTATTTCTAATGTAGCTGCTGCTGCTGTAGTGCTCTTTGGCTTCTACAAAGAGAGGAAAATGGACAAAAGgagagaataaaaaaataaaaaaatctaactaGAAAATCTAAATGAAGAAGAATGAAGTAGTATCTAACTAAAATCATACCCGTATATGATGAGGTCTGAAGAGAAACTGCCTGTTGAGGTTGGATTTCTCAATCAAATCTGGATCAGTAATGCATATCTAAGAATGCAAAAAATAGCATTTTGAAAATAGGACCAATTGCAAGTgagaatgaaaaaaaacaaatgttgaaAAGTCCTGTCAGATGTATATAGCCCACCTCTCCCGAGCATCTGCTCAATCCGACGCCCAGAAGTGCTAAATTCTTCAGCATCTCACAGCCAATAGCACCACAGCCCACCTACATTCACATATTAAGATATCAAAAACCAGCGCAACACATCCACGCAAAGAATATATACTAAGATAATTCACACATTTTATCTCATTTACGTTTTGCAGTATGATATTAACTccttaattgattttaaaattacattacaaTTACATTCATGTTCTACTGTATCTACTATACTTTTGACTCACCATAAAAACTTGAAACTTGTGCAGTTCCAAACACAGTGACTCTCCGATACATGCCCTCAACGCATCGTACCGGTCACCCCTGTTAACACAtatcagaaaaacagcatttaaagcttacttacagaataaaaatgtcctgataatttactcacccccatgtcatccaagatgtacatgtctttctttcttcggtcgaaaGGAGATTAAGGATTTTGAGGAGAAcactccaggatttttctccatatagtggacttcaaaggggatcagcaggttgaaagtccaaattgcagtttcaatgcagcttcaaaagggctctacacaatcctagctTAGAAACAAGGGATTTATCTAGTggaatgatctgccattttctaaaaaattatttaaaatttatatactttttaaccacaaatgcttgtcttgcactagctcgacttacatattacgtagtcatgttggaaaggtcatgcatgaagtaagcagaagtacagacccagtgtttaaaaagcgaacatgcaaagaaagtcaaacaaccTTTACCAAAAAAAGGAAAACCATTATGTCGGATGATTTCGAACTTGGAGGAAAAAAATTAGAAGTTTtttaccctaccctacctttttgaactgaacaACCACACATGGCCTTACCAACATGATTATCTAATTGAAACCAcaatttggacattcaacccactggtcaccattgaagtccactatatggagaaaaatcctggaatgttcttttttttttcttcaaaaaccttaatttctttttgactgaaaaacatgaacacatgaacaactcggatgacatgggagtatttttattctggaagtaaactaattcaTTAAAGCAATTGACCTCTACCTTTTTGACtccaaagattttttaaatatttttttccttacaGTTTCACAAACTAAAAAAAGAATTGAGAACTTGGCATAacaaggaaaatatatatttgttacaAAAATGCCCACTAAGATGCAGATCTTATTAATGAAAAATTACTTTTCCAGGTCTAGaaaccacacttttaaaattagttgctaaggaataaaataaaataaaataaaacaaaacattgtaaTTCTAGGCCCCCTTGGAAGTTTGCTGAGGCTCCTGGTTGACAGACTGCTCTTAAGGAATTGCAACACGAGTAAATTATggcagaatttgcatttttgggtaaactattctttTAGGTAATgtatatgcaaaaaaaatttttttttaggtgAGGAGAAACAAAAGAGAGATATTGTACAAATGCTATAAAAAACGATTGTGGAGCTCAATACTTAGTGTCATGCTCACCTTGGGGCAAATTCTTCAGCAGGAAGAGATTGAAGGGGCTGAACCACCTCGACCGCATCAAGATAAAACTGTATAAACACACatgtaacaaaaaataaacaccaTCAGCAAAGATGGATTAAATTGATCAGTTAGTTAAATATgatgataaatgtgaccctggaccacaaaaccgtcaTAAGggtctttatttttttaaatggagaTTTATACACTGATTAACactcaaaaatgtacaaatctgaaatctgagggtgcaaaaaaaaaaaattaaatattgaaaaaaaaaaattctaaagttaatatatttacggtaggacatttacaaaatatcttcatggaacatgatgtttactaatatcctaataatttttggcataaaagaaaaatcgataattttgacccatacaatgtactgttgcctattgctacaaaaatacctgtgctatttatgactggttttgtggatttctctggatttaaacattcttggggACATTTGGGATAATAtgtacacaagtcagcaaaatatataacacagttctagtggtttttggatattttaataaaacatcataCATACTGTGCTTTTAAATGGTAATTTACATCAAAGACAAAACACCCAAGCTTTGACTTACCCATTGGTGAAGAGGGGAAAACTTTCCAGTGAGAGCTTTTAAAACCTCCTGACTAGCGATACCTCCCACTGCTGCCGCTAGAGGAGAGAGACATCCCCTCGCACAGCGTGACACGCACCTCACCAGATCCTGATTTATGCATACCTGAAAACacagacatttaaaataaaagacgGAAGTTCGAAGATATGCACAAAAGGAAGTGACTATGTAAATGAGTGTACAAAACTGACTTTGTTTTTAAGTGTTCTGCCGATCTCCTCTGTGAACTTCAGGAGCAGCTCAGCATCCTGCAAACAACTACACAAAGCAGAATAATCCATCAGGATTTTAATCATCCACGTCAATCATATTGAAAAAGAGAGAAATGATGAAACAAGCCATTTGCTGTCCATACTTAATGAGAAACAagccaatattttatttataaagcagTTACCGGGAGCCCAATTTTAAACCATTAAATTTTCTTGGCGGGCAAATTCAGCACAACTATTGTCTTCTATCATTATATACACACATTGTTTTGGATATACACACAAAAACTCAAAGGTGTTCACaacacttcaaaataaaagttcagtaaaattgtgacagaaatataccACTACTGTATAGCAGAACGTACATCTTAaagtactaaaaataataaaataacattattacaaGTAATGTTTTACagacatatattttttaaaaaaagtaattgatGTTTGCACAGTACattgtcaaaaaaataaatggttaatttgatttaactaaattttgtcattttttcctATTCAAAATGCACCTCACTAGGTTTGAGGTGCTGTCTAAAAGATGataaaaagtttaacaaaaagttACCCGATGTTGGGGAATCTAGCATGCTGTTCCAGGAAAGCATCCAAAGCTAACATGATTGTATGGAGCTGCAGAGGGACCTGATTGGATAAGGACACATTTATTAAGACAAAATGTGACTGATTCTCATGTCAATAAAGATAAATAGACTCCAGCAATGAGAGAATCTGCGTTTCTGACCTCTGGTTTACTAAAGTCTGGAGTTAGGAGCTGAGGGTCAGATAACTGCTGCTCCATCATCTCCTACACAGACCAGAGAGGAAACCGTTAATCATTACACTTCACCAATTTAAAACAGACCAACTGAAGGTGGTGTTAACATACAAAGTTGAAGGTTTTGGAGGTCTTGACCAGGCGGAAGATTCCTCCATGAGTATATGGCTGGAATGATGAGGTATCACCAATTGCAAAACTGTAGGGAGACAGaactaaatacacacacacagttagATATATGAGTAGAGTATATCACTGTGCATAATGACTGTAGAGTTTAAGTTTATACCTGTAACTTGGTGAGTGGTACCATTGAGTTCAATCATGCCATTGATCTCTTTGAAGCACACACTCTGTCCAGTCTGGAGGCCATGTGTTCGGCTGTCCATACAAGTCACAACACCCGGATTGCCCTGCGATTGGAtgccaaacaggaagttaaaaagcAACCCAAATCTAAGAAGAACTGAATGTTTCAGCATTCAATCTAAAACAAAGGTTCAAATGCCAAAAGAAATGTGAAGGTTTGAT
This region includes:
- the uba6 gene encoding ubiquitin-like modifier-activating enzyme 6, translated to MADSMDIDDSLYSRQRYVLGDSAMQQMAQSSVFLSGMGALGVEIAKNIVLAGVKAVTLHDCKRCEVWDLGTNFFIREEDVHNQKKRVEAVHSRVAELNPYVQVSVSTDVLDESTDLSFLKRYQCVVLTETKLSLQKRINHFCHSQQPPIKFIGCDLFGICSRVFCDFGEAFVVSDPTGEEPKELFIQNISQGNPGVVTCMDSRTHGLQTGQSVCFKEINGMIELNGTTHQVTVLSPYSFAIGDTSSFQPYTHGGIFRLVKTSKTFNFEMMEQQLSDPQLLTPDFSKPEVPLQLHTIMLALDAFLEQHARFPNIGCLQDAELLLKFTEEIGRTLKNKVCINQDLVRCVSRCARGCLSPLAAAVGGIASQEVLKALTGKFSPLHQWFYLDAVEVVQPLQSLPAEEFAPRGDRYDALRACIGESLCLELHKFQVFMVGCGAIGCEMLKNLALLGVGLSRCSGEICITDPDLIEKSNLNRQFLFRPHHIRKPKSTTAAAATLEINPEMQMDAHLNKVCPATEDIYSDAFFSRLNLVVTALDNVEARRYVDSRSVSNQKALLDSGTMGTKGHTEIIIPYLTESYNSHRDPPEEEIPFCTLKSFPAVIEHTIQWARDKFESSFSHKPYMFNMFWQSHSSAQDVLQRMMAGESMDGSFQVIKLLSRRPTHWDHCLALARLKFDKYFKKKALQLLHSFPLDTRLKDGSLFWQSPKRPPSPIEFDLNDPLHFSFVVSTARLFAEIYNIPYSEEKLSYEAVSSVLAEVAVPEYKPAEKHIETDETVRKPDQVKMTVSSEEEREAITQLQEAISSDFVTPERLRMTQLYFEKDDDANGHMDFVASASALRAHMYAIEAADRLQTKRIAGKIIPAIATSTAAVSGLVSLELIKVAGGYGFELFKNCFFNLAIPVMVLTETAQVKRTQIRDDISFSIWDRWTIFGHEDFTLSDFISAVRVEYGIEPTMVVHGVKMLYVPVMPGHNKRLKLTMHKLIKPSAGRKYVDLTISFAPEVDGDEDLPGPPVRYYFSQESESGEKP